One segment of Primulina tabacum isolate GXHZ01 chromosome 6, ASM2559414v2, whole genome shotgun sequence DNA contains the following:
- the LOC142549415 gene encoding LOW QUALITY PROTEIN: uncharacterized protein LOC142549415 (The sequence of the model RefSeq protein was modified relative to this genomic sequence to represent the inferred CDS: deleted 1 base in 1 codon) encodes MAISAGLGFSRLPYYPLRSPLRRCFLQVRVEYTATIEAFDETESEKVIDSQSGGHVHQEAIQWKKLNSKDLGISTSKISEATRVVLNGLRRKGFEVYLVGGCVRDLILQRIPKDFDIITSAELKEVMRTFSRCEMIGKRFPICHVHIDDTVVEVSSFSTRATRFGRDLSFDLEKPVGCDEKDYNRWRNCLQRDFTINGLMFDPYERLVYDYTGGVNDIRKAKVQTIKPAIVSLTEDCARILRAVRIAARLGFRFSRETGLAVKKLSTSIQRLDRGRLLMEVNYMMAYGSAEASLRLLWKVGLLEIILPIQAAYFVSHGFRRRDKRYNMLLSLFSNLDKLLAPDRPCHNSLWFAILAFHKALSDQPRDPLVIAAFSLAVHNGGDLLEAVSIARRISKQHDISFCELLEPRYLESEELLNDVRDFLGSVRCALTNMTDEYFVSQAMAKYPKSPFSDLVFFPLALYLRVCKIFECVRGGREKGFASKRGSKIDYEELALGSLKEVRHVFARVIFDTLYPIEHRLKN; translated from the exons ATGGCCATTTCAGCTGGCTTAGGATTTTCTCGTCTCCCGTATTATCCTCTCCGTTCGCCTCTCCGCCGATGTTTTCTCCAG GTAAGGGTGGAATATACGGCGACAATTGAAGCATTCGATGAAACAGAGAGTGAAAAAG TGATTGATAGCCAGAGTGGTGGTCATGTGCATCAGGAGGCGATACAGTGGAAAAAGTTGAATTCCAAAGACCTTGGAATTAGCACTTCAAAAATTTCAGAGGCC ACGAGAGTTGTTCTAAATGGTCTCAGAAGAAAAG GGTTTGAAGTTTACCTTGTGGGGGGCTGTGTGAGGGACCTTATATTGCAACGGATACCGAAGGATTTTGATATAATAACCTCTGCAGAACTAAAAGAG GTGATGAGAACATTTTCTCGATGTGAGATGATTGGAAAACGTTTTCCAATTTGTCATGTGCACATTGACGATACTGTTGTGGAG GTTTCAAGCTTTAGCACCCGTGCAACAAGGTTTGGGAGGGACTTGAGCTTTGATCTTGAGAAACCTGTTGGTTGTGATGAGAAAGATTATAATCGCTGGAGAAACTGCCTTCAGCGAGATTTTACAATAAATGG ACTGATGTTTGACCCTTATGAAAGGTTGGTGTACGACTACACGGGCGGAGTAAATGATATTAGGAAAGCTAAA GTACAAACTATTAAACCTGCCATTGTGTCCTTGACTGAGGATTGTG CTCGTATTCTTCGTGCTGTTCGAATTGCTGCAAGATTGGGTTTTCGATTTTCAAGAGAGACGGGTCTTGCTGTAAAAAAATTATCTACTTCAATTCAACGGCTGGATAGG GGAAGGCTGCTGATGGAAGTCAATTACATGATGGCATATGGCTCTGCAGAAGCCTCGTTGAGACTATTGTGGAAAGTTGGTCTTTTAGAAATAATATTACCTATTCAG GCAGCATATTTTGTAAGCCATGGTTTCCGGAGACGTGACAAGCGGTATAACATGCTTTTG TCTTTATTCTCCAACCTTGATAAACTTCTGGCACCTGACAGGCCATGTCATAATAGCTTGTG GTTTGCTATCTTGGCATTTCATAAAGCTTTGTCGGATCAGCCTAGAGATCCTCTGGTGATAGCTGCATTTAGCCTTGCTGTCCACAATGGTGGGGATTTATTGGAAGCTGTAAGTATAGCAAGACGTATCTCTAAACAACATGATATTAGCTTTTGTGAACTACTGGAACCTAGATACCTCGAGTCGGAGGAACTACTAAATGACGTTAGGGACTTCTTGGGTTCTGTAAGATGTGCTCTCACCAATATGACCGATGAGTATTTTGTTTCCCAGGCTATGGCCAAATATCCCAAATCTCCGTTTTCGGATCTT GTATTCTTCCCGCTGGCATTGTATCTAAGGGTGTGCAAGATTTTTGAATGCGTCCGAGGTGGGAGGGAAAAAGGATTTGCGTCAAAACGTGGTAGTAAGATCGATTACGAAGAACTAGcattaggaagtttgaaagaaGTGCGGCATGTGTTTGCGAGAGTGATCTTTGATACTTTATACCCCATCGAGCATCGACTTAAAAATTGA
- the LOC142549417 gene encoding long chain base biosynthesis protein 2d-like, with translation MITIPYVTALTTYFSYGLLFAFGQFRDFFRKIVDRLSHSSLQGYAPICLGLEDFYIRRLYLRIQDCFNRPISSPPDAWFDVVERVSKDNNKTLQRTTRVTRCLNLGSYNYLGFAAADEYCTPRVIESLNFFFPSTCSTRADGGTTKLHIELEDCVANFVGKPAAIVFGMGYVTNSAILPVLIGKGGLIISDSLNHNSIVNGARGSGATVRVFQHNTPSHLEKVLREQIAEGQPRTHRPWKKIIVVVEGIYSMEGELCKLPEIVSTCKKYKAYVYLDEAHSIGAVGKTGRGVCELLGVDTADVDIMMGTFTKSFGSCGGYIAGSKELIDYLKYTCPAHLYATSISPPAAQQIISSVKVILGEDGSSRGARKLANIRENSNFFRSELQKMGFEVLGDNDSPVMPIMLYNPAKIPAFSRECLKRNVAVVTVAFPATPLLLARARICISAAHSKEDLVNALEVISSVGDLVGIKYFPAEPTKPPLEGDRIKLE, from the exons ATGATCACCATCCCGTACGTCACCGCTTTGACCACCTATTTTAGCTACGGCCTCCTCTTCGCTTTCGGACAGTTCCGCGATTTTTTTAGGAAGATTGTCGATCGGTTGTCTCACAGCAGCCTTCAG GGTTATGCTCCAATATGTTTGGGGCTTGAGGATTTCTACATTCGGCGGCTGTATTTACGGATTCAG GATTGCTTTAACAGACCAATATCAAGCCCTCCTGATGCTTGGTTTGATGTGGTGGAGCGTGTCTCCAAGGACAATAACAAAACTCTGCA GCGAACTACAAGAGTTACTAGGTGCCTCAACTTGGGTTCGTATAACTATCTGGGGTTTGCTGCAGCAGATGAATACTGCACACCTCGGGTAATTGAgtccttgaatttttttttcccgaGCACCTGTAGTACCCGGGCTGATGGAG GTACAACCAAATTGCATATTGAATTGGAGGATTGTGTAGCAAATTTCGTAGGAAAGCCAGCTGCCATAGTTTTTGGCATGGGTTATGTGACAAATTCTGCCATTCTTCCTGTATTAATTGGGAAG GGAGGTTTGATCATCAGTGATTCATTGAACCATAACTCTATAGTTAACGGCGCTCGGGGATCTGGGGCAACTGTTCGAGTCTTTCAGCATAACA CTCCATCTCATTTGGAAAAGGTTTTGAGGGAACAAATTGCAGAGGGACAACCCAGAACACACAGACCTTGGAAAAAGATAATTGTTGTGGTGGAGGGAATCTACAGCATGGAAGGGGAACTGTGCAAGCTCCCCGAAATTGTTTCCACATGTAAGAAGTACAAG GCATATGTTTATCTGGATGAGGCTCACAGCATTGGTGCTGTTGGGAAAACTGGGAGGGGTGTCTGTGAACTATTGGGAGTTGATACGGCGGATGTGGACATTATGATGGGAACTTTCACAAAATCATTTGGGTCATGTGGTGGTTATATAGCGGGATCTAAG GAACTTATTGATTACTTGAAATACACGTGCCCTGCTCATCTTTATGCAACATCAATATCACCACCAGCTGCCCAGCAAATTATTTCTTCCGTTAAAGTTATTCTTGGAGAAGATGGTTCTAGCAGAG GGGCTCGGAAACTGGCAAATATCCGTGAGAACAGCAACTTTTTCAGGTCAGAATTGCAGAAAATGGGTTTTGAAGTTCTCGGGGATAATGATTCCCCCGTGATGCCCATAATGCTTTATAATCCGGCAAAAATTCCTGCTTTTTCACGAGAGTGCCTCAAACGGAAT GTGGCTGTGGTCACAGTTGCTTTTCCTGCGACTCCTTTATTGTTGGCCCGTGCACGCATTTGCATTTCTGCTGCTCATTCAAAGGAAGACCTTGTTAACGCTTTAGAG GTTATCAGCAGTGTTGGTGACCTTGTAGGCATAAAATACTTTCCTGCTGAGCCCACGAAACCTCCGTTGGAGGGTGACAGAATTAAGCTGGAGTGA